Proteins encoded by one window of Arachis ipaensis cultivar K30076 chromosome B04, Araip1.1, whole genome shotgun sequence:
- the LOC107639682 gene encoding box C/D snoRNA protein 1, giving the protein MGENVEQVSSRSNSRVPTLCEECKSNPSKYKCPGCSIQSCGLPCVKAHKERTGCTGKRNQTQFVPLSQFDDNLLLSDYNLLEEVKRVAESSQRMRTKLGMYAYFKLPHYLKSLGSAARSRRTKLLFLPSGMSKRQKNQTRYDQRKKFISWTIEWHFHSTDVVLHDNGVNENTSIYSILEKHLKPGPWNHPLRQFCEEQPDRLKIFIRKYPKGPKSPFKELDMKAPIRQQLADVVILEFPVVFVFLPSHRIDFEVIKNVNQIDNKSLPKDSEDGQEPEGVSFREEEIEDDSTDPQVLDLMKNLESSTSNQVPTHNMSSEKAPTGSSDKPLFEEDTVGNPSHSSLKNKELKISEDMTFDFDPELMDVYANLMADMNPDNFLDFDGEFSKKTDNEIGLIGTNGVLPVPEELEEGEIPE; this is encoded by the exons ATGGGAGAAAACGTAGAACAGGTCTCAAGTAGAAGCAACTCCAGAGTCCCAACACTATGCGAAGAATGCAAATCTAACCCATCAAAATACAAGTGCCCCGGCTGTTCCATACAATCATGTGGTCTTCCCTGTGTAAAAGCTCACAAAGAGCGAACGGGATGTACCGGCAAGAGGAACCAGACTCAATTTGTTCCTCTTTCCCAGTTTGACGACAACCTCCTACTATCTG ACTATAATTTGCTGGAAGAGGTAAAGAGGGTAGCTGAATCTTCTCAGAGAATGAGAACTAAATTGGGCATGTATGCATATTTTAAGTTACCTCATTACCTTAAAAGCCTGGGGAGCGCTGCTAGGAGTCGGAGAACCAAACTGCTGTTTCTTCCTAGCGGAATGTCAAAAAGACAGAAGAATCAAACTCGATATGACCAAAG GAAGAAATTCATATCTTGGACAATTGAATGGCATTTTCATTCAACGGATGTTGTTTTACATGACAACGG AGTCAATGAAAATACAAGCATCTACTCCATCCTAGAAAAGCACCTCAAGCCTGGTCCGTGGAATCATCCATTAAGGCAATTTTGCGAAGAGCAGCCGGATCGTCTCAAGATTTTCATTCGTAAATACCCAAAG GGTCCCAAGTCACCCTTCAAAGAGCTGGATATGAAAGCACCAATCAGACAGCAATTAGCCGATGTAGTCATTTTGGAGTTTCCCGTCGTTTTTGTTTTCTTGCCATCTCACAGAATTGATTTTGAAGTTATTAAGAATGTAAATCAGATAGATAATAAATCACTTCCAAAAGACAGCGAAGATGGCCAAGAGCCAGAAGGTGTATCATTTAGGGAGGAGGAGATAGAAGATGACTCCACAGATCCTCAGGTTTTGGATCTCATGAAGAACTTGGAGTCAAGTACATCAAATCAAGTGCCTACACATAATATGAGTTCCGAGAAAGCACCAACGGGTTCATCGGATAAACCCCTGTTTGAAGAAGACACTGTGGGTAACCCGTCACATTCTTCACTGAAAAACAAGGAACTAAAAATCTCTGAAGACATGACATTTGACTTTGATCCAGAATTGATGGATGTCTATGCTAATCTAATGGCTGACATGAATCCAGACAACTTCCTTGATTTTGATGGTGAATTCTCCAAGAAAACAGACAATGAGATAGGTTTGATTGGTACCAATGGGGTATTGCCTGTGCCAGAGGAATTGGAGGAAGGGGAAATTCCAGAATAG